The following proteins come from a genomic window of Melospiza melodia melodia isolate bMelMel2 unplaced genomic scaffold, bMelMel2.pri scaffold_28, whole genome shotgun sequence:
- the LOC134433951 gene encoding olfactory receptor 14I1-like: MSNSSSIRHVLLLALADTRQLQLLHFCLLLGISLVALLGNGLIISAVACGHHPHTPMFFFLLNLALSDLGSICTTVPKAVHNSLWDTRDISYTGCAAQLFFFLFFMGAEYSLLTVMCYDRYVSICKPLHYGTLLGSRACAHMAAAAWASAFLYALLHTANTFSLPLCHGNALGQFFCQIPQILKLSCSLSNFRELELIAISACLALGCFVFIVFSYVQIFRPVLRIPSEHGRHKAFSTCLPHLAVVSLFFSTIMFAHLKPPSLSSPSLDLALSVLYSVVPPALNPLIYSLRNQELKAAVWKLMTGWFQEH; the protein is encoded by the coding sequence atgtccaacagcagctccatcaggcacgtcctcctgctggcattggcagacacacggcagctgcagctcctgcacttctgcctcttgctgggtatCTCCCTGGTGgctctcctgggcaacggcctcatcatcagtgccgtagcgtGCGGCCACCACccgcacacacccatgttcttcttcctgctcaacctggccctcagcgacctgggctccatctgcaccactgtccccaaagccgtgcacaattctctctgggacaccagggacatctcctacacaggatgtgctgcacagctctttttctttctgttcttcatgggAGCAGAGtattccctcctgaccgtcatgtgctatgaccgctatgtgtccatctgcaaacccctgcactacgggaccctcctgggcagcagagcttgtgcccacatggcagcagctgcctgggccagtgcctttctctatgctctgctgcacacagccaatacattttccctgcccctgtgccatggcaatgccctgggccagttcttctgtcaaatcccacagatcctcaagctctcctgctcactctCCAATTTCAGGGAACTTGAGCTTATTGCTATTAGTGCCTGTTTAGCATTaggatgttttgtgttcattgttttctcctatgtgcagatcttcaggcccgtgctgaggatcccctctgagcatggacggcacaaagccttttccacctgcctccctcatctggctgtggtctccctgtttttcagcactattatgtttgctcacctgaagcccccctccctgtcctccccatccctggatctggccctgtcagttctgtactcagtggtgcctccagccctgaaccccctcatctacagcctcaggaaccaggagctcaaagctgcagtgtggaaactgatgactggatggtttcaagaACATTAA